The following DNA comes from cyanobiont of Ornithocercus magnificus.
CGTAGCCGGATTCTAACTACCCTGGGCTTGCTATTGCTGGTCCGATTAGGCATTTACATACCTGTACCTGGCATTGACCGTACTGCTTTCCAGTCTTTTCTTTCACAGGGAGGGCAACTAATTGGTTTCTTGGATATTTTCACAGGTGGAGGTATCTCGACACTCGGGGTTTTTGCTCTCGGTATCCTACCTTTCATCAACGCCTCAATTATAATTCAGCTACTAACAGCTGCTCTACCGCAATTAGAAGACCTGCAAAAAAACGAGGGTGAGGCTGGACGCCGAAAGATTGCTCAGCTCACCCGTTATGTAGCTCTCGGTTGGGGTCTTCTTCAGAGTGTAGCCTTTGCATTAATCCTTCGCCAATACACTCTTGAAGATCTTAGCCAGACTGTCTTTGTGATTCAAACAGCACTGGCACTAGTTACAGGATCAGTGGTAGTGATGTGGATTGCTGAGGTAATCACAGAGCGAGGTATTGGACAAGGAGCCTCACTGATAATTTTCCTAAACATTGTGGCTACATTGCCTCAAGCTCTTGGCAACACCATCCAACAAGCTCAGTCTGGTGACCGACGTGATGTGCTCGGAATCATTGTACTAACTCTAGTATTTCTAATCACAATTATCGGTATTATCTTTGTACAGGAAGGATCTCGACGGCTGCCAATCGTAAGTGCTAAGCGCCAGGTAGGTGGCTCTTCGTTACTGCCTAGCCGCCAAAACTATTTGCCGCTAAAGCTTAATGCCGGCGGCGTAATGCCGATTATCTTTGCCTCAGCAGTAATCTTTCTTCCAGCAGCCTTAGCTGGGTTCACCAACAATCAAATACTGCTAACCATTGCTAATACGATTAGTCCTAGTGCTAGCAATCCCTGGCCTTACGCCCTTGTTTTTTTTACTCTAATATTGGCTTTCTCCTATTTTTATGCTACTCTTATGGTAACTCCAGCAGATATTGCTACTAACCTTAAGCGTGGCGGTGTAGCAATTCCGGGCGTACGGCCTGGTAGTGCAACAGCTACTTACAT
Coding sequences within:
- a CDS encoding preprotein translocase subunit SecY, translated to MLVSRGRNPSAVEVIVQVVTNPDLRSRILTTLGLLLLVRLGIYIPVPGIDRTAFQSFLSQGGQLIGFLDIFTGGGISTLGVFALGILPFINASIIIQLLTAALPQLEDLQKNEGEAGRRKIAQLTRYVALGWGLLQSVAFALILRQYTLEDLSQTVFVIQTALALVTGSVVVMWIAEVITERGIGQGASLIIFLNIVATLPQALGNTIQQAQSGDRRDVLGIIVLTLVFLITIIGIIFVQEGSRRLPIVSAKRQVGGSSLLPSRQNYLPLKLNAGGVMPIIFASAVIFLPAALAGFTNNQILLTIANTISPSASNPWPYALVFFTLILAFSYFYATLMVTPADIATNLKRGGVAIPGVRPGSATATYISGVQNRLTLLGGLFLGAVAIIPSAVERATGVRTFEGLGATSLLILVGVAIETAKQVQTFVICQRYEGLVRQ